The sequence below is a genomic window from Brevibacillus laterosporus.
TTAGAAAAATCGCAATTGCTAGTAATGCTTGATTATCCACTTGATAACCTCTCTTTCTTTCTCCTGAAGTTTATTGTTATATTATCCAAAAGATGGATGTAAAAAACGACAAAAAGAGCCCATCTAATGACAGGCTCCTCCATAACACATTCATATCAAGTTTACACCCTTTAGAATACCGGGATTTTGATCATTTGTAAAGTAAATTATCATCAAGTATTGATGGGTCCCTTCAACTTGATCTGCCCCGTGAGCGTTACATCATAGCCCCCGATCGCTTGTAATTCTTGTTTAAATGCCTCACTTTGTAACAATTGAATGAGACTGTTGACCCAATAATGACTCTCTTCCGTTACTAACATAACCAAATCGTAGTGTTCTTGAATCAAGGGGACAAATTCCACATCTACAATCTTAGCAGCTTTTTCAATCCCAATTCCTACGTCTGCTGATCCTCTAGCTACAGCCGTAGCGACTGCTAAATGACTATGTTCTACATGATCAAAATAACCTGATAGTCGGGATGGCTCAAGCTGATGAAGACGCAATTGTTCATCTAACAAAACTCTAGCTCCAGAACCCGCTTCCCGATTTACCAGTCTAACTCCTGGCTTTTGTAAATCAGCCCACGTACACAGCTGCAAGGGATTCCCCTTTGCTACATACAAACCTGAATGGCGAGCCATCATATGGACAATGAGGTAAGGCCGTCCCGTTAATATGCGTTGTACATAGGGCAGATTGTAGGTACCACTGTCCCCATCAAATAGGTGCGTACTCACGATATGTGCTTCGCCTCGATAGAGTGAGACCAAGCTATTTAAACTTCCTTGGTAGGAACGAAGCGCCCGGATGCTGCCTACTTGCTTCTCTAAATGGGAGGCAAACAAATCTAGCGCCATATCTTGTCCACTTATGATAACTGACTGGATTCCAACAGAAGCTGGTTTATCTGATACGATAGATTTTCCTACTTGAGGAAGGGGGGTAGCGTTACTAGATTTTTTCGATTTTGTTTTTTGCTTGTAGGAATCCAAATCACTTGCATCTACTCGCATCTGTCTACCAACCCGATAAGCAGAGAGCTCCCCCTTTTTTATGAGGTCATATACCGTCAGCTTGGATACTCGCAGAATATTGGCAATTTCTTCTGTGGTATAGGAGATATCTTGAGTCATGGCTAGCCTCCTTTTTACCGAATCTATTTGTTTGTAGAAATATCTTACCATAACAAGTAATCCAAGCTATAATGTTCTTAATTAGATATATCTAAATATAACTAATTATAACCACTTATATCAAAGGAGAGTCTTTCATGTTAGTCTCGCGTAAAAAAAAATCAATTCTGAGCAGTTTGGTCAGTTTCTCCTTGTTACTTGCAACAGTAGGCTGTTCCACCCCAGCACCATCTACCACACAACCTACTACTGACCCCAAATCACAACAAGCTAAAACAGAAATCTTTGTGTCTGCGGCAGCCAGCATGACCGATGTGCTCCAAGATGTGAAAAAAGAATACGAAACGAAGCATCCTGATGTTACACTAACCTACAATTTTGGCGGATCAGGCAAGCTCGCACAACAAATTGAACAGGGAGCACCAAGCGATCTCTTTATCTCTGCCAGTTCTAAGGATATGAATTCATTAAAGGAGAAAAGCCTCATTGCTGAAGACTCCCTAACAAAACTGGTCACTAATGAAATGGTGTTGATTGCACCTAAAGAGAGTACAATCTCCGTTGATTCTTTTGAGAAAATAACGCCTGCATTAGTAAAACAATTTGCCATTGGAGAACCCAGCTCTGTGCCAGTCGGACGTTATACAGAGGAAGCCTTGACAAAATTGGGTCTCTGGGAAAAAATGAAGCCAACTATGGTTTATGCGAAAGACGTACGTCAGGTATTAACCTATGTTGAATCAGGAAACGCTGAACTAGGTGTAGTGTATAAAAGTGATGCACTTACATCAGATAAGATAAAAATTCTAGCAACAGCTAATCAAGAATGGCACAGCCCGATTGTCTACCCTGCCGCCTTAGTAAAAGTGACAAAGCACCAAAAGGAAGCTCAAGAATTTTTAACGTTCCTTACCACTGATTTTTCAAAATCTGCCTTTGAGAAATATGGATTTCATCCTGTAAAATAGTTAACTTATCTTTTATGTATATGCAGAGCAAAATAAAGTGAGGGTACCTTTTCATGCCTGACATTTCTTATTCCCCGCTCTACCTGTCGTTGCAGGTAGCGGGGATTTCCACTATCGTTGTCTTTATCAGCGGGTTATTTATCGCCTATTGGTTCTCTCGTCGTCAATTCTTTGGCAAAAGTATTCTGGAAGCATTGTTTCTATTGCCCCTCGTGCTTCCCCCAACCGTTGTCGGGTTTGGTCTACTTCTGCTGTTTGGTAAAAACGGAATAATCGGCAAATTTTTATTGGAGTCTTTTCAGTTTCAAATTGTATTCACCTGGGTAGGAGCAGTTATTGCTTCTGCTGTGGTCTCTTTTCCTCTGATGTATCAAGCTGCTCATGCTGCCTTTCAAAATATGAATAGGCGCTACGAACAGGCTGCCATCATGCTTGGTGCTTCCCCTTGGCGCGTCTTCTGGACCGTCACGCTTCCTTTATGTTGGCCAGGATTATTGGCTGGGCTTGTGCTTTCCTTTGCCAGAGCACTAGGTGAATTCGGGGCCACACTCATGCTAGCAGGCAACATTCCTGGAAAAACAGAAACACTCCCCATCGCCATCTATTTTGCTGTCGAGGGTGGGCGTATGGAAATCGCTGCCTTTTGGGTAGCCATTATCGTTGCCATCGGCTTTAGTACTATCCTTTGGCTTAACTGGTGGAGTAAGCATACGTTAAATCGTCACACACAGATCAAAGATTAGAAGTCAATCTTACGTAGATGAGGTATTTCTATGCTCCAAGTCCAAATCATGAAAACACGTGTGCATTTTGCGTTAGAAGCATCATTTGTTGTTCATAACGAGATTGTCGTCCTGTTCGGTCAATCTGGTTCAGGAAAAACCAGTATCTTGGAATGTATTGCTGGCTTGCTCACGCCAGATGCAGCTCAGATCACACTACATGGACAAGATTTATGCACTCCAATAGGTAGCGTACCTCCCCAAAAACGAAATATCGGCTATGTCTTTCAGGATTACGCTTTGTTTCCTCATATGACTGTCGAAAAAAATATTTTGTACGGTATCCATTCCAGAAAACAGGAGGTAGATACGTCCTTCTTGCAGGAAATATGCGAAACACTCGGTATTCGTCATCTTTTGCAAAGCTATCCGAGTAAAATCTCAGGTGGGGAAAAGCAACGTGTTGCCTTAGCTCGCGCTCTTGCAATCAAACCAGATTTGTTGCTTTTAGATGAACCCCTATCAGCCCTTGATCCTGTAACAAGAGCAGAGTGTCAGGATGAGCTGCTACGCTTGCATCAGCTCTGGAACATACCCGTCTTATTAGTCACTCATGACGAATCAGAAGCATACAAGCTAGGAAACAGAATCCTACGCTTACGGATGGGGAGGATAGAGGAAGAAGTGCGAGTACGCCCACTTCCTCACCTTGCTTCCACTACACACAAAAAAAGCTGACGTATGGAGCAACCCACGTCAGCTTTTTTCATACACATAATCTGCCTTATATTCAAAATTGTACGTTATGGTGACCTAAAATCCTCTCCATACCTTCCTCTTTAACACAGGCGCATAATGCCATTCTTGCTCTTCTGGCATCTCTTGTAAGGTGTTGCCTAGCGCATTCATTTTACTATCGATTTGATCAAGATAATGGAAAATGACAGCGGTTGGAGTTTTACCGGAAACAGCGCTTCCCCATCCCATTTCCAAGTCACCATGATGGCTTAAAATGCAATGCTTCAAATGCAAAACTTCACTATCATCTAATGGAATAACTAGGTCCGAACATGCCTGCGTCACCATTTCTACTCCCATAACTAAATGACCAATCAACTGCCCAGGCGTCGTATATTCAGGTGCCACCGGGTCTGATAACTCATACAATTTTCCGATATCATGCAAGATGCAAGTCGTAAGGAGCACATCATGATCTACCTGTGGATAGAGCGGTAATAAGCGTTTGCCCAAATCTAATAAGGAGACAACATGCTCCAATAAACCTGAGTAGTAGTGATGATGCATTCGTACACCAGCAGGGAAAGAACGCATCCGTTCATAAACGTCTTCTTTTCCGATCAGATGCGAGATGATGGCGCGAAGTGTTGGACTTTGAATATCGGAAATATGACTTTCCAGCTTAGCCCACAATTCATCTGTAGCATATTTGGAAGTAGGGACTAGTGATTCCATCAAAACCTCGTCTGCAGGAGTGGCATGGCGTACACGTTGAATGACCAACTGCTTTTTACCACGATACATCTGCACCTGAGCATCAATTTTAACGATAGATTTTACTTGAAGGTTTTCTTTTAATTCATCCGTTACATCCCAAATCTTTGCTGGCAAACTACCAGATCGATCACCAATTTCTAAATTCATATATTCACTCTGGTTACTAGCTACACCAATTTCTCTACTTTTAACGAGACAAAAGGCAATTACGCGTTCTCCCTCCACATAATCAGCCAAAAATTTCATAACTAATTCTCCTTTGTTTTATGGAAAAGGAGAGCCTCAATCTTTTTCAAGATCTTGGTCCCTACTAAATCATCCGCTTTCTGAATGACATCCGTAATTACCTGTAGTAGATCATCTTTTCCATTCCAGTGCTCTTGTACAATGACTTGCTCGGTGCTAATTAAAATTTTGCGCAGGGCATATACGGATAAGACAATGTCATCTAGATAACCAATAGGTCCCGTTAGCATTTCAGGAATCAAATCTACTGGCGAAATAAAATAGGCAACGACAAATGCGGCTGTAGCCTTGGATCCAGTAGGAACACGCTTGTCCACCATCAATCTGGCCAAAAGGACAAATAGATCAGGTGCAAGTAAAATATACTGAGTAGAATCCTCCGGCATGCCTTTGCTACGAATGAACTTCTCCACTTTTTCTCTTAGCTTATCATAAAATCGTTGATGATTTTTTGACAACAGCATGATTTGATCATCATTCATTCGGCTTTCCTCCCGCTCTTTTTCTGCAAATACGCTGATAAACATATACCACAAGAACCACTACGACAAAAGCGAGTAGAATCCATATGGTCACTTTTTTAACAGCTAGTTGGAATACTCTCTCCCAGCTCTCACCTAAAATGAGCCCCAAACTAACAAACAAAGCGGTCCAAAATGCCCCTCCCGCATAAGCTAAAATAGCAAACGTGCGAAAACGCAACTCTGTAATTCCAGCAAAGTAGGCAGTATACTGACGAATCCCCGGCAAAAAATAGCCGATGGGAATAGCCCACTTTCCAAACCGTTGAAACCATTCCTCTGTCTTTTTATACACTCGATATCCTTTTTCAAAAGGCTTCAAGCGCTTTTCTATAAATGGATGTCCCAATTTAAAACCAATCCAATAAGCTGCCGTCATTGCACTAATGGAGCCTAGATAGCAGACTAAAAATGTAGGTAGAAAATGCAGATCTCCTCTAGATACTAAAAATCCAGAAAAAACCAGCAGAGTCTCCTCAGGTACAGGCAATCCTATCAAACCAAAAAAGAATAGTCCATATAGAGCAAAATAACCATATTGTGATATATATCCGCCAAAATGATTAATAAATTCTTCCATCCTGGTCTTCCCTTTCCTTTCTTTATCTATCGTGCTAAATCAATAATAGGAGGTGCAGGTAATCTTTATCTATCCAATATGACGTCCTTCGCCACCATTGGTTGCATACAAATGCACGTGTGCTCTCGTATAAATTGGGCTATAACAATGGTATAGGAATTTATCCTATGCTACAAAAAGAAAGGACCCACGCTTCAATTTGCGTTGGTCCCGTTTCTCGTTTATTCCGCTTTTTGGTCGCGAGCAAATGCATTGCGTTCACGAAGAACTTTCATAATTTCGCTAACCGTATGTTTGTTATAAATCATTGTCATAACATGTTCAACGTCTTCTTTTTTCAGACCAGTCGCGACTAGACTTTCTTTTAAAAGAACGTCGTTGTTGCGACGGAAATAGGATTGCAACGTTCGCAATACACGCCCTTCAAAGTGCGTCTTTAACAATAGTTCAGTCGTTGACATTAACTTCCACCTCATCCTACAGTATAGAAACTATTATCTCCCAAACTGCCCAAGGAATCAACCTTCTGTCCATAACCTTATGTATTGCCAGCTTTAGACAGTAAATATACTCCTTACAACCCCAAAAGAGGCGCCATCATTCCTTGCGCCTCTTTTGCAAGTCACTATTTACCTGTAACTGATGGACATGTTGTCAGCATTGCTTCTAACACCTGGACATCATCTTCAAGACCACGAATATCTTCTTCCAGCATCTTAAGCAGATGTTTCTTATCTCGAAGCACTTTTCGTGTTTGGTCCAAGCGTTCTTTCATATCAAAAACGCCGATATACACTACCGTTTCCCTCCCTATGTAAGATCCAACGAACCACCTTACATCATATGCAACGACAGCATATTGTTTCCATTTTCTTTTCCAATCAGGACTGATATTTTTCTAGTTCCGCACGTAATCGTTTAATTTCTTGGCGCATCGCTGCTTTTTCTAATCGTTCCATTTCTTGATCTAGACCTTTATCGCACCCTGTTTTTTCATAAAATGGTTCTTGATAAAAACCTGAGGCAAATTCAGGCTGTGGGCGTTGATAACGTGCTTGTTCCCATATCGGCTCCTTTGGCATGATGAAAGCAAGTAAGAAGTACAACAATATTGGTACTCCTGTAAAAAAAGTGACAACCGCTGTAATCAAACGGAGCAAAGTCGCATCAATTCCCAGATAAGCAGCGAATCCGCCACATACCCCAGATATTTTTTTATCAGATTGGGATCGATAGATACGATTCATAATAGACGCATCCCCTCTCAATATATGTGCATGTTCTTGATAATACTAGGATACCGAAAAAGTGTACTGTACAAAACTGGCTGGAGTGGGATTTTTCCTCCGTCTATAGGCGGAGACAGGCTTGCATAAAAAGGATCAGGTTGCTCACGCTATTGATGAGGTGATCAATGTGATGAAGTCAAAATCAATAATCCTTTTGCTCATTAGCACTGTAGGATTGCTTTCTATAGCTGGTTGTGGCGGGAACCGTGCAAATCGTATACAAAGCATGCCAACTACCTTTAATCCGCATGTCTATTTTTTACAAAGTCATCCACAAACAGCGACAAATGAAGATAACTTTACTCCATACGGCATGCCGGTAAATTCCGGAAGTGGAACAGATTATGATCTGTTCATTAGGCCAGATTCCGTGTCTAATTATGGAGGATTTTTCGGGAAAAAACAAATCGTTCCGACCAATAATACAAATGTTCCCTATCGAAAGTAATTGATCGATAAAGTAAAAAGGTTTCTTACAAATGTTTCTAAACAAGCAATATATGGGTATAAATATCTAGTATTTTTTTCAGAGCAAACAAAAAACGCTAAGGACTCCCTCAGCGCTACACTTGTTTTGTAGAATTACTCTTCCTCCTTAGGCAGGAAAGCAAAAATGTCACCTGTTTCAAAGGAACGGATCAATTTCTCTAACCACTTATAATAAGAGAGTGCATGTTGCATTTTAAGCATGTCACCCTTAATTACGTTGTTGGCGTGAGGATCATCTCCGTACTTATCTAACAGGATTTGTAGTTCTCTGAGGGACTTGTGCAAATGATGCACATTGCTTTCCAGTGATTTGCGCCAGCGAATGGAAAAGTAATCACCCAGATTTTGATGCCAATCTGGTTCTGTTTCATAAAGATCTTTGCGAGAACCTTTGCTCCAAACTTTGTTGACCATTTTGAGATCCATCAGGGTTCGCATTCCGGTGCTCATGCTGGTTTTGCTCATCCCCATCTTTTGACCCATTTCGTCAAGAGTGACTGGTCCTTGTGAAAAGTACATCATGCCATACAGATGACCAACCGATTGCGTCACTCCAAATAAATCCATGTTTTTACCAACCGTTTCAATCATGCGATGGCGCGTTTTTTGAACGGCAACCTGAAGCTCTTCAGGAAGTCCTTCAAATTCATCCATTTTTGTTTACCTCCTAGGACAGGTCAAACTTCATCTTTCATTATATCGATTTTATTGTAGGAGGCAACCAT
It includes:
- a CDS encoding PspC domain-containing protein, whose protein sequence is MNRIYRSQSDKKISGVCGGFAAYLGIDATLLRLITAVVTFFTGVPILLYFLLAFIMPKEPIWEQARYQRPQPEFASGFYQEPFYEKTGCDKGLDQEMERLEKAAMRQEIKRLRAELEKYQS
- the modA gene encoding molybdate ABC transporter substrate-binding protein, whose product is MLVSRKKKSILSSLVSFSLLLATVGCSTPAPSTTQPTTDPKSQQAKTEIFVSAAASMTDVLQDVKKEYETKHPDVTLTYNFGGSGKLAQQIEQGAPSDLFISASSKDMNSLKEKSLIAEDSLTKLVTNEMVLIAPKESTISVDSFEKITPALVKQFAIGEPSSVPVGRYTEEALTKLGLWEKMKPTMVYAKDVRQVLTYVESGNAELGVVYKSDALTSDKIKILATANQEWHSPIVYPAALVKVTKHQKEAQEFLTFLTTDFSKSAFEKYGFHPVK
- the modB gene encoding molybdate ABC transporter permease subunit, giving the protein MPDISYSPLYLSLQVAGISTIVVFISGLFIAYWFSRRQFFGKSILEALFLLPLVLPPTVVGFGLLLLFGKNGIIGKFLLESFQFQIVFTWVGAVIASAVVSFPLMYQAAHAAFQNMNRRYEQAAIMLGASPWRVFWTVTLPLCWPGLLAGLVLSFARALGEFGATLMLAGNIPGKTETLPIAIYFAVEGGRMEIAAFWVAIIVAIGFSTILWLNWWSKHTLNRHTQIKD
- a CDS encoding DedA family protein, whose protein sequence is MEEFINHFGGYISQYGYFALYGLFFFGLIGLPVPEETLLVFSGFLVSRGDLHFLPTFLVCYLGSISAMTAAYWIGFKLGHPFIEKRLKPFEKGYRVYKKTEEWFQRFGKWAIPIGYFLPGIRQYTAYFAGITELRFRTFAILAYAGGAFWTALFVSLGLILGESWERVFQLAVKKVTIWILLAFVVVVLVVYVYQRICRKRAGGKPNE
- a CDS encoding helix-turn-helix domain-containing protein; translation: MTQDISYTTEEIANILRVSKLTVYDLIKKGELSAYRVGRQMRVDASDLDSYKQKTKSKKSSNATPLPQVGKSIVSDKPASVGIQSVIISGQDMALDLFASHLEKQVGSIRALRSYQGSLNSLVSLYRGEAHIVSTHLFDGDSGTYNLPYVQRILTGRPYLIVHMMARHSGLYVAKGNPLQLCTWADLQKPGVRLVNREAGSGARVLLDEQLRLHQLEPSRLSGYFDHVEHSHLAVATAVARGSADVGIGIEKAAKIVDVEFVPLIQEHYDLVMLVTEESHYWVNSLIQLLQSEAFKQELQAIGGYDVTLTGQIKLKGPINT
- a CDS encoding GbsR/MarR family transcriptional regulator codes for the protein MDEFEGLPEELQVAVQKTRHRMIETVGKNMDLFGVTQSVGHLYGMMYFSQGPVTLDEMGQKMGMSKTSMSTGMRTLMDLKMVNKVWSKGSRKDLYETEPDWHQNLGDYFSIRWRKSLESNVHHLHKSLRELQILLDKYGDDPHANNVIKGDMLKMQHALSYYKWLEKLIRSFETGDIFAFLPKEEE
- a CDS encoding HD domain-containing protein; the protein is MKFLADYVEGERVIAFCLVKSREIGVASNQSEYMNLEIGDRSGSLPAKIWDVTDELKENLQVKSIVKIDAQVQMYRGKKQLVIQRVRHATPADEVLMESLVPTSKYATDELWAKLESHISDIQSPTLRAIISHLIGKEDVYERMRSFPAGVRMHHHYYSGLLEHVVSLLDLGKRLLPLYPQVDHDVLLTTCILHDIGKLYELSDPVAPEYTTPGQLIGHLVMGVEMVTQACSDLVIPLDDSEVLHLKHCILSHHGDLEMGWGSAVSGKTPTAVIFHYLDQIDSKMNALGNTLQEMPEEQEWHYAPVLKRKVWRGF
- a CDS encoding ATP-binding cassette domain-containing protein, producing MLQVQIMKTRVHFALEASFVVHNEIVVLFGQSGSGKTSILECIAGLLTPDAAQITLHGQDLCTPIGSVPPQKRNIGYVFQDYALFPHMTVEKNILYGIHSRKQEVDTSFLQEICETLGIRHLLQSYPSKISGGEKQRVALARALAIKPDLLLLDEPLSALDPVTRAECQDELLRLHQLWNIPVLLVTHDESEAYKLGNRILRLRMGRIEEEVRVRPLPHLASTTHKKS
- a CDS encoding DUF1232 domain-containing protein gives rise to the protein MNDDQIMLLSKNHQRFYDKLREKVEKFIRSKGMPEDSTQYILLAPDLFVLLARLMVDKRVPTGSKATAAFVVAYFISPVDLIPEMLTGPIGYLDDIVLSVYALRKILISTEQVIVQEHWNGKDDLLQVITDVIQKADDLVGTKILKKIEALLFHKTKEN